One stretch of Miscanthus floridulus cultivar M001 chromosome 18, ASM1932011v1, whole genome shotgun sequence DNA includes these proteins:
- the LOC136523989 gene encoding uncharacterized protein has product MDRTWIRATRFSDKFTDSVDQFMSYVRDRFNADDVILCPCRHCLNQSSLSQKDVHNHVYLYGWSATYTRWVHHGEAFDAEIIEIAEDADEPDHLGDVVNEDEANNEDDLGTVEMLADLYTAIEEDGEQPMFVKVLEDAKRALCPGSIHSRFSFLVRLLHIKSFYRISNTAISVILKLLARSFPNSCLPDSYDKAKTYIKELGLGYELIHVCDNNCVLFRKNLAKVDICPKCKESRWVDADGAKQVPKKVLRYFPLIPRLKRMFANKATSEETRWHKEKRVAVENEMTHLADGEAWKDFDDMYPSFAEDARNLRLSLATDGFNPFGNMNTSYSIWPVLVKVYNLPPWSCTDASNCIMALLIPGPKSPGKDFDEGVRTYDALTGLKFDLRAAVLWCIHDYPALGVLSGDPLSRSLRKKICYIGHRRYLPKTHKWRRSLAFDGHRENQIEPAKLTVDETLEALEKVKDVSSGKPEGSKKRKRGQKDQEPKLFSRKSALWKLPYWKHLKLPHNLDVMHIEKNICDALLGIILRLDGKKKDTVNARLDLQDMGIRPELHLEQEDGDSVSMPAAWYAMEKEERTAFCGFMKSIRFPYGYASNLTRCISADGSKVQGLKTHDCHILLQRILPTGLWGLVHKDIYEAVAELGKFFRELCSRKLKVDVVKRLKAEIPMILCKLEKIFPPAFFDVMVHLAVHLPDEALLRGPVQYGWMYPIERQLGTLKGYVRNRARPEGSITEAYIANEALTFCSRYMEDVVTRFNRDDDKWDPPNGDLSVFQHGVKLLGANRETYLENKEFDKLCWYVLNNCDEVEPYLSKFREELEKEGGHDIESRLENEFPAWFRSHIKMLWKDNREEVNEGLYAISCRPDLRVRLWSSCSVNGVRYNTIDHERQRQTQNSGVLAEGTHNGVSTEFYALINRREEDMAENSDEDDDYVDDTILEYYSDNDRDPMECNDDD; this is encoded by the exons ATGGACAGGACATGGATTCGTGCTACTCGGTTCAGTGATAAGTTCACAGACAGCGTTGATCAATTTATGTCATATGTTCGGGATAGATTCAATGCAGATGATGTTATACTTTGCCCCTGTCGCCATTGTCTGAATCAGTCTTCGCTGAGTCAGAAAGATGTGCATAACCATGTGTACCTCTATGGATGGTCAGCTACATATACTcggtgggtacaccatggagaagcTTTTGATGCTGAGATTATTGAAATTGCAGAGGATGCAGATGAGCCTGATCATCTAGGTGATGTGGTCAATGAGGATGAGGCTAACAATGAAGATGATCTGGGTACTGTAGAGATGCTTGCAGACTTGTACacagctatagaagaagatggagaacagccTATGTTTGTGAAAGTTCTTGAAGATGCAAAACGTGCTCTTTGCCCAGGTTCTATTCATTCTAGGTTCTCTTTTCTAGTTAGATTGCTACACATCAAGTCCTTCTATAGGATTAGCAACACAGCAATCAGTGTTATATTGAAGTTATTGGCAAGGTCATTCCCTAATAGTTGTCTTCCAGATTCATATGACAAAGCAAAGACATATATCAAAGAATTGGGCCTTGGATATGAGTTAATCCATGTTTGTGACAACAATTGTGTGTTGTTTCGGAAGAATCTTGCCAAAGTGGACATTTGCCCAAAATGCAAGGAATCTAGGTGGGTAGATGCTGATGGTGCCAAACAGGTTCCAAAAAAGGTTTTGAGATACTTTCCTCTTATACCTAGGCTAAAGAGGATGTTTGCAAACAAAGCAACATCTGAGGAGACCCGGTGGCACAAGGAGAAGAGGGTGGCTGTGGAAAATGAAATGACCCATCTAGCCGATGGTGAAGCCTGGAAAGACTTTGATGATATGTATCCTAGCTTCGCTGAAGATGCAAGAAACCTAAGGCTTAGTTTAGCTACAGATGGCTTCAATCCATTCGGGAACATGAACACAAGTTATAGCATATGGCCTGTACTTGTAAAGGTGTACAATCTACCTCCATGGTCATGCACTGATGCATCCAACTGCATCATGGCATTACTCATCCCAGGACCAAAGTCTCCAGGCAAGGACTTTGAC GAAGGTGTCAGGACTTATGATGCATTAACTGGTTTGAAGTTTGACCTTCGTGCTGCAGTACTATGGTGCATACATGATTATCCAGCTTTGGGTGTATTGTCAGG AGATCCATTGTCAAGGAGTCTTAGGAAAAAGATATGCTACATTGGACACCGTCGCTACCTCCCAAAAACTCacaaatggagaagaagcttggccTTTGATGGACACCGAGAAAACCAAATAGAGCCAGCAAAGTTGACTGTGGATGAAACTTTGGAGGCTCTAGAGAAGGTAAAAGATGTTAGTTCTGGTAAGCCTGAGGGTAGCAAGAAAAGGAAGCGTGGACAGAAGGATCAGGAGCCAAAATTGTTCAGTCGAAAGTCGGCCCTATGGAAACTACCTTATTGGAAACACTTGAAGCTACCACATAAtcttgatgtgatgcatatagaGAAGAATATATGTGATGCCCTTCTCGGCATAATTCTCCGtcttgatggcaagaaaaaggatACAGTTAATGCGAGACTTGATTTGCAGGATATGGGCATACGACCTGAGTTGCATTTAGAACAAGAAGATGGTGATTCAGTTTCAATGCCAGCAGCATGGTATGCCATGGAGAAAGAAGAAAGGACTGCATTTTGTGGATTTATGAAAAGTATTCGGTTTCCATATGGGTATGCTTCCAACCTGACAAGATGCATTAGTGCAGATGGTTCGAAGGTGCAGGGCCTCAAAACCCATGATTGCCACATCCTACTCCAAAGAATTTTACCAACCGGTCTCTGGGGATTAGTGCACAAGGACATATATGAAGCAGTTGCTGAGTTGGGTAAATTTTTCCGGGAGCTTTGCAGTAGGAAACTAAAGGTTGATGTTGTGAAACGTCTAAAAGCAGAAATCCCTATGATACTGTGCAAGCTTGAAAAAATAtttcctcctgctttttttgatgtgATGGTCCACTTGGCTGTCCACCTTCCTGATGAAGCACTGTTAAGAGGCCCTGTCCAATATGGATGGATGTACCCGATCGAACGCCAATTGGGCACTTTGAAGGGGTACGTGAGGAATAGAGCTAGACCTGAAGGATCCATCACTGAGGCGTACATAGCTAATGAGGCATTGACCTTTTGTTCAAGGTACATGGAAGATGTTGTCACTAGATTTAATCGTGATGATGACAAATGGGATCCACCAAATGGTGACCTCTCTGTCTTCCAGCATGGTGTTAAACTCTTGGGAGCCAACAGGGAAACATATCTTGAAAAcaaagaatttgataagctttgtTGGTATGTGCTAAACAACTGTGATGAGGTGGAGCCATATttgag CAAGTTTAGAGAAGAGTTAGAGAAAGAGGGTGGCCATGATATTGAGAGTAGGTTAGAAAATGAATTTCCTGCTTGGTTTAGGAGTCAT ATCAAGATGTTGTGGAAGGATAATCGTGAAGAGGTCAATGAAGGGCTTTATGCAATATCATGTCGACCTGACCTTAGGGTCAGATTATGGTCATCATGTAGTGTGAATGGTGTTCGATACAACACTATTGACCACGAAAGACAAAGGCAGACACAAAACAGTGGTGTGCTGGCAGAAGGAACACACAATGGAGTGTCGACTGAATTTTATG CTCTTATCAATAGAAGAGAAGAAGACATGGCTGAGAAcagtgatgaggatgatgactatGTAGATGACACCATCTTAGAGTATTATAGTGACAATGATAGGGATCCCATGGAATGTAATGATGATGATTAG